A part of Geoanaerobacter pelophilus genomic DNA contains:
- a CDS encoding CHASE4 domain-containing protein: MEQKKKAIITFSATLLVILLLLLISVKYLVLNSYLALEDEDAKEHLQRVDYAFESELDSLEAIAGDYAAWDDTYRFVQTAEPRYVASNLTDDSLAKLRVDLIVFVRNDGQAIFSKFLKSGAASADIATQWLLKHLEPSSPLLQCKSPQNKVRGVIVIAGVPYLVIAKPVLTSEVQGPVIGSLIMGRKIDTGELSRMQKMTRLPLDVSIIEPNSPLPVASRSAKPLSLENRFLVRKVNYETLNGLALIGDIYRKPALLIKVKIERDIYRSGVKTSRYFMAWAVIISLISIIVLDSVLGRFVSEKRNIEAERLNFAAIQGMACGVVLLESESYRIVQVNPAFAFSLGYSPERLCGVLLRELFADSSDFAGFLESLRNGAKAVLPELRLLKNDRTVVALDAEATQAVLDGIEYVCLLLKVK, translated from the coding sequence ATGGAACAGAAGAAAAAGGCCATAATAACGTTTTCCGCAACGCTGCTGGTTATTCTGTTGTTGCTCCTGATCAGTGTCAAGTATCTGGTGCTTAACAGCTATCTTGCCTTGGAGGATGAGGATGCGAAAGAGCATTTGCAGCGGGTTGATTACGCATTTGAGAGCGAGCTCGATTCTTTGGAGGCCATTGCCGGCGACTATGCTGCCTGGGATGATACCTACCGATTCGTCCAGACAGCAGAACCCCGATATGTAGCCTCAAACCTGACCGATGATTCCCTGGCCAAACTACGCGTAGATCTCATCGTTTTTGTTCGCAACGACGGGCAGGCAATCTTTTCCAAGTTTCTGAAAAGCGGGGCAGCTTCTGCCGATATCGCCACTCAATGGTTGCTGAAGCATCTTGAGCCGTCATCTCCCCTTCTACAGTGCAAATCGCCCCAGAACAAGGTGCGAGGCGTTATTGTCATTGCCGGCGTCCCTTATCTGGTAATTGCCAAACCGGTGCTGACCAGCGAAGTACAAGGGCCGGTCATTGGCTCATTGATAATGGGAAGGAAGATCGATACCGGCGAATTATCGCGAATGCAGAAGATGACGCGGTTGCCTCTTGATGTTTCAATCATAGAACCGAATTCTCCCCTCCCTGTTGCCTCGCGAAGCGCTAAGCCCCTGTCCTTGGAGAATCGATTTCTGGTGAGAAAAGTCAATTATGAGACCCTGAACGGTCTTGCACTGATTGGTGATATTTACCGGAAGCCGGCGCTGCTGATCAAAGTAAAGATAGAACGGGACATCTACCGCTCCGGGGTAAAGACCTCCCGCTATTTCATGGCCTGGGCGGTGATCATTTCCCTTATCAGCATCATTGTCCTGGATTCGGTGTTGGGCCGATTTGTCTCGGAAAAGCGCAACATCGAGGCGGAACGGCTCAATTTTGCCGCAATACAAGGGATGGCATGCGGAGTGGTATTGCTTGAATCGGAATCGTACCGGATTGTGCAGGTGAACCCGGCTTTTGCCTTTTCGCTGGGCTATTCACCCGAAAGATTATGTGGTGTTCTGTTACGCGAACTTTTTGCCGACAGCAGTGATTTTGCCGGATTCTTAGAATCACTGCGAAACGGCGCCAAGGCAGTACTTCCCGAACTCCGACTCCTGAAAAATGACAGAACAGTTGTCGCCTTGGATGCGGAGGCAACCCAGGCAGTGCTCGATGGTATTGAGTATGTCTGCCTGCTGCTCAAGGTCAAATAG
- a CDS encoding ATP-dependent helicase has protein sequence MPISKLNPPQREAVLHGEGPLLILAGAGSGKTRVIVHRIVHLVRELGVPAWQILAVTFTNKAAGEMRERVEKALGGGELPLISTFHSLCARILRQDGHLLGYDRSFAIYDDGDTQKLLKEILAELNLDDKRYPARSLASAIDDCKNSGHMPSDVPNDFQHAVIAKVYAAYQDRLKRCNALDFGDLVMMAVKLFEQEPEVLERYRNRWQWLMVDEYQDTNPIQYRLVQLLAGERRNLCVVGDDDQSIYRWRGADIRNILDFEKDFPGVKVVKLEQNYRSTQAILTAAGAVVAKNRGRKAKKLWTENREGERIVYRRLEDERGEARSVCREIDRHRQGGGLLSDVAVFYRTNAQSRPVEDALVAEGIPYRMVGGMRFYERMEVKDILAYLKVLVNPADEMALKRIVNTPPRGIGHATLDRIADVAAQKGISYYEALRDCAGSGVLSAGPRGKLASFVALMDGFASLLDAVSLEDLTSRIIRESGYEAKLREEKSEEAADRLANLQELLAAMAEFEQTGDEKGAAPFLEQVALISDLERGEKGRDSVTLMTLHAAKGLEFPIVFMVGLEERLFPHVRALDDNEQMEEERRLCYVGMTRAMQRLFLSNARRRRVFGQDQMNPPSRFIADIPSELIDIEESQPTTSSWGSSNWARQSVSGYGRRETEPDASQHNLGRVLSESAGESAFPEVELVPDEEATGVVLGMKVRHGKFGVGVIRRVEGSGDEQKVIVWFNSVGPKKLLVRFAGLERV, from the coding sequence ATGCCAATAAGCAAGCTCAACCCCCCCCAGAGGGAGGCGGTTCTCCATGGTGAAGGGCCGCTACTCATCCTTGCCGGAGCAGGTTCGGGAAAGACGCGGGTCATTGTGCACCGTATTGTCCATCTTGTCCGGGAGCTGGGAGTCCCCGCCTGGCAGATTCTGGCGGTAACCTTCACCAACAAGGCCGCTGGTGAGATGCGCGAGCGGGTTGAGAAGGCCTTGGGCGGAGGCGAACTACCGCTCATTTCCACTTTTCACTCGCTTTGTGCCCGGATACTGCGTCAGGATGGCCACCTCTTGGGTTATGACCGGTCTTTTGCCATTTATGACGATGGCGACACGCAAAAACTGCTCAAGGAGATTCTGGCAGAACTGAATCTTGATGATAAGCGTTACCCGGCCCGGTCGCTGGCCTCGGCAATCGATGACTGCAAAAACAGCGGCCATATGCCGTCAGATGTGCCCAATGATTTTCAGCATGCCGTCATTGCCAAGGTTTATGCTGCTTATCAGGACCGGTTGAAGCGGTGCAATGCCCTTGATTTCGGCGATCTGGTGATGATGGCTGTCAAGCTGTTCGAGCAGGAGCCGGAGGTGCTTGAGCGTTATCGCAACCGGTGGCAATGGCTTATGGTTGACGAATACCAGGACACCAACCCGATCCAGTACCGTCTGGTGCAGCTGCTTGCCGGAGAGAGGCGCAATCTCTGTGTGGTTGGCGATGACGACCAGTCGATCTACCGGTGGCGTGGCGCAGACATTAGGAACATCCTCGATTTTGAGAAGGACTTCCCAGGGGTCAAGGTAGTGAAGCTTGAGCAGAACTACCGTTCGACCCAGGCGATCCTCACCGCGGCCGGCGCGGTCGTGGCAAAAAACCGCGGCCGGAAGGCAAAAAAGCTCTGGACAGAGAACCGGGAAGGGGAGCGTATCGTTTACCGGCGTCTTGAGGACGAGCGGGGCGAGGCGCGTTCCGTTTGCCGGGAGATTGACCGTCATCGACAAGGGGGAGGCTTGCTGTCCGATGTCGCGGTATTCTACAGGACCAACGCCCAATCAAGGCCTGTGGAAGATGCGCTCGTTGCCGAAGGCATACCGTACCGCATGGTTGGCGGGATGCGTTTTTACGAGCGGATGGAGGTCAAGGATATCCTTGCCTATCTCAAGGTGCTGGTTAACCCTGCCGATGAGATGGCGCTGAAACGCATCGTCAATACCCCTCCCCGAGGGATCGGTCATGCCACCCTTGACCGTATTGCAGACGTAGCTGCTCAGAAAGGGATCAGCTATTACGAGGCGCTCCGCGACTGTGCCGGGAGCGGGGTCCTCTCTGCCGGCCCCAGAGGGAAACTGGCCTCTTTTGTGGCCTTGATGGACGGCTTTGCATCATTGCTCGATGCCGTGTCTCTGGAGGATCTCACCAGCCGGATTATCCGGGAATCAGGGTACGAAGCAAAGCTGCGCGAGGAGAAGAGCGAGGAGGCTGCCGACCGCCTGGCCAACCTCCAGGAACTGCTTGCTGCCATGGCTGAATTTGAGCAGACGGGTGATGAAAAAGGGGCGGCGCCTTTTCTTGAGCAGGTGGCGCTGATCTCTGACCTGGAGCGTGGCGAGAAGGGGCGGGACTCCGTGACGCTCATGACCCTTCATGCCGCCAAGGGGTTGGAATTCCCGATAGTTTTCATGGTTGGCCTCGAAGAGCGCCTGTTCCCCCATGTTCGTGCCCTTGACGACAACGAGCAGATGGAGGAAGAGCGCCGGCTCTGCTATGTCGGCATGACCAGGGCCATGCAGCGGCTGTTTCTTTCTAATGCACGGCGCAGGCGAGTTTTCGGCCAAGATCAGATGAACCCGCCGTCACGGTTTATTGCTGATATCCCGAGCGAACTCATCGATATTGAGGAAAGCCAGCCGACAACCTCTTCCTGGGGTTCGTCGAACTGGGCCAGACAGTCAGTTTCGGGATATGGGAGACGGGAGACAGAGCCTGATGCCTCTCAGCACAACCTGGGGAGAGTCCTTTCCGAGTCAGCAGGGGAAAGCGCTTTTCCTGAGGTGGAATTGGTGCCGGACGAGGAAGCGACAGGGGTTGTGCTCGGCATGAAAGTGCGTCACGGGAAGTTTGGCGTTGGCGTCATCCGCCGGGTTGAAGGGAGCGGAGACGAGCAGAAGGTGATTGTCTGGTTCAATTCGGTGGGGCCGAAAAAGCTGCTGGTAAGGTTTGCCGGGCTGGAGAGGGTTTAA
- a CDS encoding PilZ domain-containing protein, which translates to MQERNYSRLPIHLEATITYNGTIVEGELDNISLKGVFVRTGQKIPMNDLITITIYHHTKDQQICSLKGRVVRITPDGAAVEFEKTLLD; encoded by the coding sequence ATGCAGGAACGGAATTACTCAAGGCTGCCGATTCACCTGGAAGCAACCATTACCTATAACGGCACCATCGTCGAAGGCGAACTCGACAACATCAGTCTCAAGGGGGTTTTTGTCCGCACCGGACAAAAGATCCCGATGAATGATCTCATCACGATAACCATTTACCATCACACCAAAGACCAGCAGATATGCAGCCTGAAAGGGCGAGTGGTCCGTATAACCCCGGATGGCGCGGCTGTGGAATTTGAAAAGACCTTACTGGATTAA
- a CDS encoding YqaA family protein, whose translation MQEFLTTHGLPALFLLSFLASTLIPLGSEWLLVALLLKGDAPTTVVAIASAGNFLGACTSYWLGSYGSSFIEEKLFRMQARDKERAELFFARFGSWSLLFSWLPVVGDPLCFVAGVLRVAFARFSLLVLTGKVARYAVVAWATLEGKNLLL comes from the coding sequence ATGCAGGAGTTCCTGACAACGCACGGCTTACCGGCTCTTTTCCTCCTTAGTTTCCTTGCCTCCACCCTTATCCCACTCGGTTCGGAATGGCTTTTGGTCGCGCTCCTGCTTAAAGGCGATGCCCCGACTACCGTGGTAGCGATCGCATCGGCAGGGAATTTTCTCGGGGCTTGTACCAGCTACTGGCTAGGTAGCTACGGTAGCAGCTTCATAGAGGAAAAACTCTTCAGGATGCAGGCGCGGGACAAAGAGCGTGCCGAACTTTTTTTTGCCAGGTTCGGCAGCTGGAGCCTGCTTTTCTCCTGGCTGCCGGTGGTCGGAGACCCGCTCTGCTTTGTTGCCGGGGTGTTGAGGGTTGCATTTGCCAGGTTTTCGCTGCTGGTATTGACCGGTAAGGTTGCCAGATACGCAGTCGTTGCCTGGGCAACCCTGGAAGGCAAAAATCTCTTGTTATAA
- a CDS encoding M16 family metallopeptidase: MIKCKTSSLSNGLRLVAVEMPHLHSAEIAIYVKAGGRNDTREKAGMAHFLEHMLFRGTVDYPTTLDLETAFEAIGGSVNAATDEETTCFFSRVHPEHVAKGTAMLASMLRRPLLSGLDTEKRIIVEEALEDINEQGEEINTHNIASRLMWPGHPLGMPTIGYLETIRGITMEDLKQYLGHHYVPANAVAVVAGNVRGEDFFAACASAFGDWTRGDVPHQEAADHEQVAPQLQFVTDSDSQLHLQLAFRGFSRLDPRIMSLRLLRRILCGGGSSRLHISLRERLGIVYSVDASIAAYEETGAFSIELSTSPENLEKAVEEVLAETLALAFGTIPEDEFERVRNSYFFDLEYSRDSTYEMQVRYGWGELMGLVRSIEEDYSEAAALNIADLKAAAAVLFAPGNLNLVVVGPWQKTHQDAVQRLVSSYCKAWQEKQALIR; encoded by the coding sequence ATGATTAAATGCAAGACCTCTTCTCTTTCCAACGGCCTGCGACTGGTGGCTGTAGAGATGCCGCACCTGCACAGCGCCGAAATTGCGATCTATGTCAAGGCCGGCGGCCGTAACGACACCAGGGAAAAGGCCGGAATGGCCCATTTCCTTGAGCATATGTTGTTCCGGGGGACTGTTGACTACCCTACCACCCTTGATCTGGAGACCGCTTTCGAGGCGATTGGCGGGAGTGTCAATGCTGCAACCGACGAGGAGACGACCTGCTTCTTTTCCCGGGTTCATCCGGAACATGTTGCGAAGGGGACCGCAATGCTCGCATCCATGCTGCGGCGTCCACTGCTTTCCGGTCTGGACACGGAAAAACGGATCATCGTCGAGGAGGCGCTTGAAGACATCAACGAGCAGGGTGAAGAGATCAATACCCATAATATTGCCAGCCGTCTCATGTGGCCAGGACACCCGCTGGGGATGCCCACCATCGGCTATCTGGAGACGATCCGGGGCATAACGATGGAAGATTTGAAACAGTATCTTGGCCATCATTATGTACCGGCCAATGCTGTGGCAGTTGTTGCCGGCAACGTCCGTGGCGAGGATTTTTTCGCTGCCTGCGCCAGCGCCTTTGGTGATTGGACGAGGGGTGATGTCCCACATCAGGAAGCGGCTGATCACGAACAAGTTGCACCGCAGCTCCAATTTGTCACCGACTCAGACAGTCAGCTTCATCTGCAGCTTGCCTTCAGGGGATTTTCCCGGTTGGACCCCCGTATTATGAGCCTTCGCCTGCTTCGCAGAATCCTGTGCGGCGGCGGAAGTTCGCGGCTGCATATCTCGCTGAGGGAACGACTCGGGATCGTCTATTCGGTAGATGCCAGCATTGCTGCCTATGAAGAGACCGGAGCCTTTTCGATAGAGCTCTCCACTTCACCGGAAAACCTGGAAAAGGCAGTGGAAGAGGTGCTTGCCGAAACCCTGGCGCTTGCGTTCGGTACCATACCCGAAGATGAGTTTGAACGGGTCAGGAACAGTTATTTCTTTGACCTGGAATACAGCAGGGATTCAACCTATGAAATGCAGGTACGTTACGGCTGGGGCGAACTGATGGGGTTGGTCAGGAGCATCGAAGAGGATTATTCTGAGGCGGCCGCCTTGAATATTGCTGACCTGAAAGCGGCAGCTGCAGTACTTTTTGCGCCGGGCAACCTCAATCTGGTTGTTGTCGGGCCTTGGCAGAAGACCCACCAAGATGCGGTACAGCGTCTGGTCAGTAGCTACTGCAAAGCCTGGCAGGAAAAGCAGGCCCTTATCCGGTAA
- the hslO gene encoding Hsp33 family molecular chaperone HslO — MNDYLVRIITENGAVRALACITTSLVNEACQRQGCWPTAGVALGRGLSAGALMGALLKTDQRIALSFEGNGPLKKILVEADANGALRGYVRVPAVHMEKPDGTFDVAAALGHAGLLTVTKDLRLKEPYKGIVPLATSEIGEDLALYLTESEQTPSAIGLGVFVEPDNSVSAAGGFLIQALPPGDDAIIDKLMHRLEALPSLTAMLKEGTTPEQLIERLFEGIPYTTLEKRELAFVCACSRPRIEKVLISLGKDELEDMLEKQGHTEVTCEFCQVRYAFDRDDLKRLLTEITG; from the coding sequence ATGAACGACTATCTGGTACGCATAATCACGGAAAATGGCGCCGTACGGGCGCTTGCCTGCATTACAACATCCCTGGTCAATGAAGCGTGTCAGCGCCAGGGATGCTGGCCGACAGCCGGCGTTGCCCTTGGCCGTGGCCTTAGCGCCGGGGCGCTCATGGGTGCGCTGCTCAAGACCGATCAACGTATTGCTCTCTCATTTGAAGGGAACGGCCCGCTCAAGAAGATCCTGGTGGAAGCAGATGCCAATGGCGCATTACGCGGGTATGTCAGGGTACCGGCAGTACATATGGAGAAACCGGACGGCACCTTCGACGTCGCTGCGGCGCTTGGCCACGCCGGACTGCTGACGGTCACCAAAGACCTGCGATTGAAGGAACCTTACAAGGGGATCGTCCCTCTGGCAACCAGCGAGATCGGCGAAGACCTGGCCCTCTACCTCACGGAATCGGAGCAAACCCCTTCAGCCATCGGTCTCGGTGTTTTTGTGGAACCGGACAACAGCGTGTCGGCGGCCGGAGGGTTCCTGATTCAGGCCCTGCCGCCGGGTGACGACGCGATTATAGACAAGCTGATGCACCGCCTGGAGGCCCTTCCGTCGCTGACAGCAATGCTTAAAGAAGGAACTACTCCTGAGCAGCTTATTGAGCGCCTCTTTGAGGGAATCCCATACACAACATTGGAAAAGAGAGAACTGGCATTCGTCTGCGCCTGCAGCCGGCCCAGAATCGAAAAAGTCCTTATTTCGCTAGGTAAGGACGAGCTTGAGGATATGCTTGAAAAACAGGGCCATACAGAGGTCACCTGCGAGTTCTGCCAGGTGCGATACGCATTTGACCGAGATGACCTGAAGCGGTTGCTAACGGAAATTACCGGATAA
- a CDS encoding BC1872 family protein, protein MGIYTHKALDLLEKHQLDAAIAEKFLGWKLEDDPEKSSCKRWFDENGKPTKYGTGCGMKLFHPSEDLNIAFPEIIERLKESNLTITCTVACDIYTCGIYNDKQREMAHWYDETLGVAICKAALKLLIRKAKKESPQ, encoded by the coding sequence ATGGGAATCTACACGCACAAGGCACTGGACCTTCTGGAGAAGCATCAACTGGATGCGGCAATCGCAGAAAAATTCCTGGGCTGGAAACTGGAGGACGACCCGGAGAAATCGTCATGCAAAAGATGGTTCGACGAAAACGGGAAACCGACCAAATACGGCACCGGCTGCGGCATGAAGCTCTTCCATCCAAGCGAAGACCTGAATATCGCCTTCCCCGAGATTATAGAGCGCTTGAAAGAGAGCAACCTGACCATTACCTGTACCGTAGCCTGTGACATCTACACCTGTGGGATTTATAACGACAAGCAGCGGGAAATGGCGCACTGGTACGACGAAACCCTTGGAGTCGCCATCTGCAAGGCAGCGCTCAAACTCCTGATCAGGAAGGCCAAAAAGGAGTCGCCACAGTAG
- a CDS encoding RNA recognition motif domain-containing protein → MGKQLYVTNISFQATEEDMWKLFSVAGKVKHIKLLTDPVTGKLKGCGFVEMATLNDAKEAIETLDDCLLIDRQITVEEARPPKPRETTFAGADRRKTMPGKRPPGRNKK, encoded by the coding sequence ATGGGAAAGCAGCTCTACGTAACGAACATCTCATTTCAAGCAACAGAAGAAGATATGTGGAAACTCTTTTCCGTAGCCGGCAAGGTCAAACATATCAAACTGCTGACCGATCCCGTCACCGGCAAGCTCAAAGGGTGCGGTTTTGTGGAGATGGCCACGCTCAACGACGCTAAAGAGGCGATCGAAACACTGGATGACTGCCTGTTGATCGACCGACAGATAACAGTGGAAGAGGCCCGTCCGCCAAAACCCAGGGAAACCACTTTCGCTGGTGCCGATCGGCGAAAAACGATGCCGGGGAAACGACCTCCTGGCAGAAACAAGAAATAA